TACCCGATTTATTGCCGCAGGATATTGCTGCGCTCGATGCCGTTGCTTCCGAAGTCGATTGGGTTGCCCTTTCGTTTGTGCGTTCGCCTCATGCCGCGCAGACCTTGCGGGAAGCGCTTATAGCAAGAAATTCCAAAGCGTGGATCATGGCGAAAGTGGAACGTCCGGAAGCCATCGAACAATTGGACGAGATCATTCAAGCATTCGACGGGATCATGGTCGCGCGGGGTGATTTAGGTGTCGAGCTGCCCCTCGAAGACGTACCGCGCTTGCAACGCCGGGCGTTAGCGGCATCGCTTGCCGCAGGAAAAGTAGCGGTTACCGCTACCGAAATGTTGGAGACGATGATTACCGAACACCGACCGACCCGGGCGGAAGCGTCCGATGTTGCCGGTGCAGTTTGGCAGCATACCGATGCGGTCATGTTATCAGCGGAAACGGCAACGGGTAAACACCCGGCGCTGGTTGTGCAAACGATGGCTCGCATCATCGCCGATGCCGAGCAAGAAATCGATACCGAAATTCTGCTGCGACGACGTGGCGGGAAAAGCGAGACCGAGGAAGCGATTGCCCGCGGTGCGGCGTGGATGGCATTGGATTTGCAAGCCGAAGCGATTGTCACACCAACTGCGAGTGGTTTGACCGCGAAACGGGTTGCGCGCTTCCGGCCGCGAACAAAAATCATTGCGACGAGTCCCAATGCTTCCGTCTTGCGTAAATTATCACTGGTCTCCGGTGTACGTTGTGTAGCGGTATTGGAAAACAGCCATCCGATAGAATCGTCGCTATTGGCGGTTACCGGATTATTCGGTCTATCGAAAAACTCACAAATCGTCGTAACCGGTGGTTGGCCACACGGCGCTGGGCAGACGAACTTTGTACAGGTGCGAAAACTGTGAATCAATCCGAAGCGAAACCGAATGTAACGAATAACAGCGGCAAGCGATTGTTTCAGCTTGCCCGCAAGCGTTGGTACCTCACTCTGATCATCCTTGTCGTGTTGGGATACTGGGGATATCGCAGCTTCTTTGGTGTAAGCGATGAGTACGCAACTGCGGAAGTGAAACGCGGTACCTTCAAAATCGAAGTGACTGAGACCGGAGTCGTTCGTGCTGTAAAGTCGGTATCGGTAGTCGCTCCGAAATCACAAACCACACTGCAAATCATCGATATGGTACCAGAGGGAACGACTGTAAATGTGGGTGATTTACTCATCCAA
This window of the bacterium genome carries:
- the pyk gene encoding pyruvate kinase encodes the protein MNNFRHVKILATVGPASSDPVVLRDLIAAGVDAFRLNASHGKPDQLREWIPKLRAAEAEAGKHIAILLDLPGPKLRVGQLPNEGIELVVGAEIVFVPDGESGGIPAGDWSLLQQVKPGEPILLFDGRLQATTIKVEAKRITGKVVVGGHLISRKGINLPGTRFDLPDLLPQDIAALDAVASEVDWVALSFVRSPHAAQTLREALIARNSKAWIMAKVERPEAIEQLDEIIQAFDGIMVARGDLGVELPLEDVPRLQRRALAASLAAGKVAVTATEMLETMITEHRPTRAEASDVAGAVWQHTDAVMLSAETATGKHPALVVQTMARIIADAEQEIDTEILLRRRGGKSETEEAIARGAAWMALDLQAEAIVTPTASGLTAKRVARFRPRTKIIATSPNASVLRKLSLVSGVRCVAVLENSHPIESSLLAVTGLFGLSKNSQIVVTGGWPHGAGQTNFVQVRKL